The Candidatus Scalindua japonica genomic sequence ATTTAGTATACTCAATGGAACAAATAATCCTTCCGGCATATCAACACTGATACTATTCAGCTTAAAGGCTGTTTTTCCCAGACGCGAAAAACAGCCTTTTATATCTTCTTCACTTGTCATACGATTGATACTCTTTTGAAGCTTAAGGGAATAATCCTTGTTGAATATAAATTGCATAACCGCCCCATTTACCGTAATACTATCTGACCCTATGCTGATATCCAGATCTACAGATATCCTGGTAGATGTGAGATCCTTTGGGATCTTCTGGGTAAAGACCTCTTTGGTCTTTTGTGATGAAATGACATAGAGCTTTGCTCCATGCACAATTTTCTTATCAGAACTAATAGTGGCAATATCTCCAACATCAACACCGAACACCCTCTTACCATTTACCTTAAGAGTCTTTACATGCAGCAAAACCGGCGTTGCAGAAGAGTTTTCAAAAACCTGTAATAGGTCTCTGACACCAATCCCGGCCTCTGCCCTTAACACTATATGATTCTCTTCCGATTTTATTACCTCTCCAGCATATAAGCCCATGTTTGCCGGATAAGACAGGTTAACTATATCTACAGCTTTTATCTGACATGTATCAGGACTCTTTTCATCTGACATATTGTTTTTACCTGTTACGTAAGCAGAGGTCGTCTCACGGCTGAATACCGTTTTTATACGATTAGCAATCTCTCCTTGATCTGACAGTTCACCATCGATAGCCTTTCGGTAGGCATCTGTAACAACCGCTACGTATTCTGGTGACTTCATACGCCCCTCGATCTTTAATGAATTAACACCGGCATCTACCAAATCCCTGATTTCGGAAAGGGTAAGCAGATCCTTCATGGAAAAGAGATATCCTCCTTCACCGGATTTGGAATGATAAGGTTTCCTGCAAGGTTGGGCGCACTTTCCTCGATTTCCACTCCTGCCCCCAATCATACTGCTGAAGAAGCATAATCCCGAATATGAGTAGCATAGAGCACCATGAATAAATGTTTCAATTTCCAATGAGCTTTTGTCTACAATATTTTTTATTTCAACAATGGACAATTCTCTTGCCAGAACAACACGTTTAAATCCAAGCTGTTCCAGTTGCTTAACCCCTGCAAGGTTATGGATAACCATTTGCGTACTTGCGTGAATATTAAATCCGGGGAATTGAGATTGGATCAAGTAGAGAAGTCCCAGGTCCTGGATGATTATTGAGTCAGGATGCATCTCTTCCAGTGCTATTAACAGGTCGATAGCCCTTTCCAATTCTAAAGTCTTTAAGAGGGTATTGAGGGCTATATAGACCTTAATTGACTTTCTGCGAGCAAAAGCAATGGCCTTACCAGCATCATCGATCGAAAAATTCTGCGCGCTTGCACGAGCACTGAAATCCTTTAAACCAAAATAAACAGCATCAGCACCTTGTTCCACTGCAGCAAAGAAACTCTCCATATTTCCGGCCGGAGAAAGTAGTTCAGGTTTTTTAGTTTGAGAACCTGGATTCATTGAACGCAACTATAAATATAAAAAGCGGAAAACACGGACAAACACGTTCCCGCCCGGCCTTGCCGTTCGCCAGCCCGACAAGACTGTTCTGGCGGGGACGAGTGTCCATGTCACCCATGTTGTTAATGTTTAGTTTCTGATAACGTTAAGTATGTCTAAAAACTGGGAATGTTCCCAATTCCAGTGACTCCTGGATGTAATAACAGACAAAATTATATGATTATGATTTTAGAATCACAATCATAATAATTCCAGCCATTTTCGGGAAATAGTCATCGTTGACCTGTCAGGTTTTTGCGTATTAATTTAATCACGCAAAAACCTGACAGGACAACGATGGAGATATAGAATACGTTTCATTTAAATCATGACATTCCTGAAAATGGTAGTTACAAGTTTCCCATATGCGATTGTTGGGCAGTATACCTGCGATAAACTCTCAAATTATCCTAAAGAATAACATTTGTTTTTAACTTGAGATATATTTATATATGTTATAATAATATCCCTATATAAAAGATTGATGAGAGAAAGATTTACTTGAAATGGATGAAAAACAATGAGACTAAACTATCATCTGAAAAATCCCTCCAATTAAGACAACTTATTACCGATATGTACGGAGAGTAATATCCACCTATAGCTTTTTAAACCAAAGGAGAAATAAATGTCTAAGATTTTACAAACACTTTTCATTCTCGGGTTTTTGGCCCTTACAATGCCACAGGCCTTTTCGCAGGATACAAAACAACAGAATTGTTCTTTCTGTAAATTAAAAGCAAAGGGCGCCGAAAAATGCCAGAAATGTCTCTCTAGCGAGAAAAGTATATGCCCCCTGCCTGGTAAAGCGTCCGACTATAGTAATAAGAGCAACAGAGAGATGTGTAATAAGTTTAAACAAGGCCCTTATATTAATACCACAGTACTTGAGAATATCATCGAAAGCAATGTCCCCATGGCACTTCTGGATGCCAGGTCCGGAAAATGGGATGATAAAACCAGAATCCCTGGTGCTCAAAGCTTAAATGATAAATCTACCAGAGATGAAGTAGCAAAAGTTATCAAAACCAAAGATACTCTGGTAGTAACTTACTGTTCCAATGTAAAATGCCCTGCAAGCAACAGACTCTACATCCATCTCAAAAAACTGGGATATAAGAATGTTCTTGAATACCCATTTGGCATTGAAGAATGGTTGAAAGCCGGAAACGATATTGAGATGGACGCTGTTTCTGAAGAGCAATCCGCGGATAAAGTAAAACGGACTGAAGTTACTGTTTTCGAAGGTGAAAAACATTTTAAGAACATCAAACAACTTACTTTTGGCGGAGAGAATGCCGAAGCTTACTTTTCGTATAATGCAGATCAGCTCATATTCCAGTCAAAGCGAAACGATCTACAATGCGACGCAATCTTTACTATGGATGTAGATGGCAATAATGTAAAGATGGTGTCATCGGGTAAGGGAACAACAACCTGTTCTTTTATTGCACCTGACTATAAATCGATAATTTACGCGTCTACTCATCTGGGTGGAGATGAATGCCCACCCAAACCGGATATGTCGAAGGGTTATGTCTGGGCATTATATA encodes the following:
- a CDS encoding peptidase U32 family protein, which gives rise to MNPGSQTKKPELLSPAGNMESFFAAVEQGADAVYFGLKDFSARASAQNFSIDDAGKAIAFARRKSIKVYIALNTLLKTLELERAIDLLIALEEMHPDSIIIQDLGLLYLIQSQFPGFNIHASTQMVIHNLAGVKQLEQLGFKRVVLARELSIVEIKNIVDKSSLEIETFIHGALCYSYSGLCFFSSMIGGRSGNRGKCAQPCRKPYHSKSGEGGYLFSMKDLLTLSEIRDLVDAGVNSLKIEGRMKSPEYVAVVTDAYRKAIDGELSDQGEIANRIKTVFSRETTSAYVTGKNNMSDEKSPDTCQIKAVDIVNLSYPANMGLYAGEVIKSEENHIVLRAEAGIGVRDLLQVFENSSATPVLLHVKTLKVNGKRVFGVDVGDIATISSDKKIVHGAKLYVISSQKTKEVFTQKIPKDLTSTRISVDLDISIGSDSITVNGAVMQFIFNKDYSLKLQKSINRMTSEEDIKGCFSRLGKTAFKLNSISVDMPEGLFVPLSILNNIRRDYFNGLSVAWQNERALKSDYVKKWLKDKFVKFGNLVNEKKSVQHKVSEEEIRLSLKIDRLNCLDYIFTQKIYKLYIVLTDKIVSCLKKNNDIIDTLLNEKERVVFSIPVIMRDKGNGLETYNYFEKSVPALVTKGFRQFQISNPGALGLFGGADVILYADYPLYTLNPLSIIKLRELKFLRQTLSPEDGKENMQKLLSDDTDLILYQDTPLFTSEACIWANMKSTCPGIYQCGFEKMNLENEYSDRFTAINESCRTVVINERPFSIIHLIKTFLVVGHKDYRIDLCYQDYTPEMIKNILSGIRSGKKIKDSTPGNFEHGLL
- a CDS encoding rhodanese-like domain-containing protein, with amino-acid sequence MSKILQTLFILGFLALTMPQAFSQDTKQQNCSFCKLKAKGAEKCQKCLSSEKSICPLPGKASDYSNKSNREMCNKFKQGPYINTTVLENIIESNVPMALLDARSGKWDDKTRIPGAQSLNDKSTRDEVAKVIKTKDTLVVTYCSNVKCPASNRLYIHLKKLGYKNVLEYPFGIEEWLKAGNDIEMDAVSEEQSADKVKRTEVTVFEGEKHFKNIKQLTFGGENAEAYFSYNADQLIFQSKRNDLQCDAIFTMDVDGNNVKMVSSGKGTTTCSFIAPDYKSIIYASTHLGGDECPPKPDMSKGYVWALYKSFDIFSADPDGSNLVRLTDTPGYDAEGVYSPKGDRILFTSVRTGDLELFLMDPDGSNIEQLTDTPGYDGGAFFSFDGEWICWRASRPQGEELTDYTNLLNDGLIRPSKLEIYVMNLKDRKPIQLTSNGAANFGPYFHPSGNKVIFVSNMDDPQHRNFEMYMVDIKTKEIERLSYNPTFDGFPMFSHDGKKLVFASNRNNSRPHETNIFIADWVD